The following are from one region of the Polynucleobacter sp. MWH-CaK5 genome:
- the murJ gene encoding murein biosynthesis integral membrane protein MurJ, whose protein sequence is MNLLSAAAKISSFTMLSRITGLLRETLIARTYGASEWTDAFNVAFRIPNLLRRLFAEGAFSQAFVPVLSETSTKEGQEGTSLMVSAIATLLFWALVATVLLGVIGAPWIIFLVASGLRETGAHEASLTLTRIMFPYIGLISMVSLSAGILNTYKKFAVPAFTPVLLNLSMIFSSWLLSPYFETPIYALGVGVILGGITQLAIQIPALKKIGMLPSIGLSLGRIKSAWNHPGAKKVLRLMLPALFGVSVAQLSLIINTNIASHLAVGSVSWLSYADRLMEFPTALLGVAIGTVLLPSLSKANALEDKTQMTQLVDWGLKLTFVLAAPAALALFIFGQPLAAVLYHYGQFTAVDVTMTQHALAAYGVGLIGLILIKILAPAYYSRQDIKTPVKIAIIVLVLTQLANIVLVPWLNHAGLALSIGLGACLNAFLLWRGLHQQGLLAKNAGWLKFLFKLSIGLVAIGIIFYYGAHQHDWLELKNTPFIRIVWLGLWLTLAGAVYLGTLWLTGFRVKDFLYKAT, encoded by the coding sequence GCCAAAATCAGTAGCTTTACCATGCTATCCCGCATCACGGGATTGCTCCGAGAAACCCTCATTGCTAGGACTTACGGGGCTTCGGAGTGGACGGACGCCTTCAATGTGGCCTTCAGAATCCCCAATTTATTGAGGCGTTTATTCGCTGAAGGGGCGTTTTCTCAGGCATTTGTGCCAGTTTTAAGCGAAACCAGCACCAAAGAGGGTCAGGAAGGCACCTCATTAATGGTCAGTGCGATTGCCACCCTCTTATTTTGGGCATTGGTGGCCACAGTTCTTTTAGGCGTGATCGGCGCCCCATGGATTATCTTTTTGGTGGCCTCAGGCCTGCGTGAGACCGGAGCCCATGAGGCCAGTTTGACCCTGACTCGGATCATGTTCCCCTATATTGGCTTGATTTCGATGGTGTCCTTATCTGCTGGCATCTTAAATACTTATAAGAAATTTGCTGTTCCAGCCTTCACCCCCGTTTTGTTGAATTTATCCATGATCTTTTCATCATGGTTACTGTCCCCCTACTTTGAGACCCCTATTTACGCCCTAGGGGTTGGCGTGATTCTTGGCGGCATCACTCAATTAGCGATTCAGATACCTGCTCTTAAAAAAATTGGCATGCTGCCTAGCATTGGATTGAGCCTTGGCAGAATCAAGAGCGCCTGGAATCACCCTGGAGCAAAAAAAGTATTGCGCTTGATGTTGCCCGCATTGTTTGGCGTCTCAGTGGCTCAGCTCTCACTCATCATCAATACCAATATTGCGTCACATCTTGCCGTGGGCAGTGTGTCTTGGCTTTCATACGCTGATCGCTTGATGGAGTTTCCAACCGCTTTATTGGGTGTTGCGATTGGCACAGTCTTATTGCCCAGTCTTTCAAAAGCCAATGCGCTTGAAGATAAAACGCAAATGACTCAATTAGTTGACTGGGGTCTGAAGTTAACGTTTGTCTTGGCAGCGCCTGCTGCTTTGGCATTATTCATATTTGGTCAGCCATTGGCGGCAGTGTTGTATCACTATGGTCAGTTCACAGCCGTAGACGTGACGATGACTCAACATGCATTAGCTGCGTATGGTGTTGGTTTGATTGGTTTGATCTTGATAAAAATTCTGGCGCCCGCCTATTACTCAAGACAAGACATCAAAACACCTGTGAAAATTGCCATCATTGTTTTGGTATTAACTCAATTGGCCAACATTGTTTTAGTACCATGGCTCAATCATGCAGGCCTGGCGCTTTCAATTGGTCTAGGCGCATGCCTCAATGCATTCCTTTTGTGGCGCGGCCTTCATCAGCAAGGTTTGCTAGCGAAGAATGCCGGGTGGCTTAAATTTTTATTCAAACTCAGCATTGGCTTGGTGGCGATTGGTATTATTTTTTACTACGGCGCTCACCAACATGACTGGTTAGAATTAAAAAATACACCATTCATCAGAATTGTTTGGCTAGGTTTATGGCTGACGCTGGCTGGCGCCGTTTACTTGGGCACACTATGGCTAACAGGTTTCAGGGTTAAAGATTTTTTATACAAAGCAACATAA
- a CDS encoding SirB1 family protein — protein sequence MPTQQLDYFASLVSEDDHFPLTEAAIAIAQHAYPDLVVQHVFDELDLLGDKLKQRTTHEMAGIQKLQILKNFFFKELGFGPNRNDYYDPNNSYLHSVLETRRGIPISLALIFMELGQQIGLNIKGVSFPNHFMVRLSLPQGEVILDPLTGTSLSKEELQQMLDPYLDAQGYRGEYQLPLSAFLRSSSSREILSRFLRNLKAIYTQQERWERLLGVQQRLVILLPDALEEIRDRGIALAQLDYIRPAIEDMQKYLDGTEEASDLDEIRAQIIELEEQYRHH from the coding sequence ATGCCAACACAACAACTTGATTACTTTGCTTCATTGGTTTCAGAGGATGATCACTTCCCTTTGACAGAAGCGGCGATTGCGATTGCTCAACACGCATACCCAGATTTGGTGGTTCAGCATGTGTTTGATGAATTAGATTTATTGGGCGACAAACTCAAGCAACGCACCACTCATGAAATGGCTGGGATTCAAAAGTTACAAATCTTAAAAAACTTCTTTTTCAAAGAACTGGGATTTGGTCCGAATCGCAATGACTACTACGATCCAAATAATTCTTATTTGCACAGTGTTCTAGAAACAAGACGAGGCATTCCAATTTCCTTGGCTTTGATTTTCATGGAGCTTGGCCAGCAAATTGGTCTGAACATCAAAGGCGTTTCTTTCCCAAACCATTTCATGGTTCGCTTATCTCTGCCGCAGGGTGAAGTGATCCTTGATCCTTTGACCGGAACCTCTTTGTCTAAAGAAGAGCTTCAGCAAATGTTGGACCCGTACTTGGACGCCCAAGGATATCGTGGCGAATACCAACTACCTTTGAGTGCTTTTTTAAGATCATCAAGCTCCAGAGAAATCTTGTCTCGCTTTTTGCGCAATCTAAAAGCCATCTACACACAACAAGAGAGATGGGAACGATTATTGGGTGTGCAGCAGCGCTTGGTTATTTTGCTTCCAGATGCACTAGAAGAAATCAGAGACCGTGGCATTGCATTGGCACAACTGGACTACATCAGACCCGCCATTGAAGACATGCAAAAGTATTTGGATGGCACAGAGGAAGCCAGTGACTTAGATGAAATCCGAGCGCAGATCATTGAGCTCGAAGAACAATACCGTCACCATTAA
- the mutL gene encoding DNA mismatch repair endonuclease MutL has protein sequence MRKVIAALPDTLISQIAAGEVVERPASVVKEVLENAIDAGAQAITIRLEEGGCQRISIQDDGLGIAHTELHLAIQRHATSKITSLADLESVASLGFRGEALASIASVSRFSITTRTSEDDHAWQIQVNGGQTMGDAAPSSGPIGTTVDVQDLYFNTPARRKFLKSSATELGHCLELIRRIALSRPDIGFAIWHNGKVIERWASCNIEQRVDAILGQEFQSSKIALEHISGPLTVRGFISKPTSSRARADQQYSFVNGRFIRDKVIQHAIRSAYQDVLHGDRQPMVVLSLEIDPQLVDVNVHPAKTEVRFREGGAVHQFIYKAIQHALGTAAGQSIDSSPQYAPSYGFAQTSGTGSPSYTSYANSASSISSFSNQNLPLSQSSLSQSSKSEIDNFFIQLNNRPADHLAPTENNDLPLGHALAQIHGIYILAQNKFGLVLVDMHAAHERVLYEKLKEDLASGIKVQQLLVPVVMHASELEVGKAQEHRAILNQLGFDVATLSPTQLAIRTIPTLLQKAEPIGLVRNLLNDLDSTGSQAVVDAAQHERLATQACHAAVRAHRTLTLTEMDALLRQMEQTERADQCNHGRPTWIQLSIQDLDKLFLRGR, from the coding sequence ATGAGAAAAGTCATAGCCGCGCTGCCGGACACGCTGATCAGTCAAATTGCAGCAGGCGAAGTGGTCGAAAGACCAGCCTCAGTGGTCAAAGAAGTTCTTGAGAACGCGATTGATGCTGGCGCTCAAGCCATCACGATTCGATTAGAAGAAGGTGGCTGCCAAAGAATCTCGATCCAAGATGATGGCTTGGGCATTGCTCACACAGAACTCCATCTTGCGATTCAACGCCACGCCACCAGCAAAATCACTTCCCTTGCAGATCTTGAATCAGTCGCATCCCTTGGTTTCAGAGGTGAAGCACTCGCATCGATTGCATCGGTATCAAGATTCAGTATCACCACACGAACCAGTGAAGATGATCATGCCTGGCAAATCCAGGTCAATGGTGGTCAAACCATGGGGGACGCAGCCCCTTCTTCTGGCCCGATTGGCACAACCGTTGACGTTCAAGATTTGTACTTCAACACTCCAGCGAGAAGAAAGTTTTTAAAAAGTAGCGCCACTGAATTAGGCCACTGTTTAGAACTGATTCGCAGAATCGCTTTATCTCGCCCAGATATTGGTTTTGCTATTTGGCACAACGGCAAGGTAATCGAGCGTTGGGCATCATGCAATATCGAACAACGCGTGGATGCGATCCTTGGCCAAGAATTTCAGAGCTCTAAGATTGCGCTTGAACATATCTCAGGCCCTTTAACGGTCAGAGGCTTTATTAGCAAACCAACCTCCAGTCGTGCAAGAGCAGATCAACAGTACAGCTTCGTTAATGGCCGCTTTATCAGAGATAAAGTGATTCAGCATGCTATTCGCAGCGCCTATCAAGATGTTTTGCATGGTGATCGCCAACCAATGGTGGTTCTCTCATTAGAGATTGATCCTCAATTGGTGGATGTGAACGTTCATCCAGCCAAAACAGAAGTCAGATTCAGAGAAGGCGGCGCCGTTCATCAGTTCATCTACAAAGCAATCCAACATGCTCTTGGCACTGCTGCTGGTCAATCAATAGACTCATCCCCCCAATACGCTCCAAGCTATGGCTTTGCTCAAACATCTGGGACAGGCTCGCCAAGTTATACAAGCTATGCGAATTCTGCAAGTTCTATAAGTTCTTTCAGCAATCAGAACCTGCCCCTCAGTCAAAGTAGTCTCAGTCAAAGTAGCAAAAGTGAGATTGATAACTTTTTTATTCAACTGAATAATCGCCCCGCAGATCATCTGGCTCCAACCGAAAACAATGACTTGCCCTTGGGTCATGCATTGGCTCAAATCCATGGCATTTATATCTTGGCTCAAAACAAATTTGGCTTGGTCTTGGTTGATATGCATGCGGCCCATGAGAGAGTCTTGTACGAGAAACTCAAAGAAGATTTGGCATCAGGCATCAAAGTTCAGCAACTCTTGGTCCCTGTTGTGATGCACGCCTCAGAATTAGAAGTGGGTAAGGCACAAGAACATCGCGCCATCCTGAATCAATTAGGCTTTGATGTGGCCACTCTGTCACCCACTCAGTTGGCGATCAGAACCATTCCAACACTTTTGCAAAAGGCGGAGCCGATTGGCTTGGTCAGAAACCTTTTAAATGATTTGGACTCAACAGGCTCTCAAGCAGTGGTCGACGCCGCTCAGCACGAACGCCTGGCAACGCAAGCTTGTCATGCAGCGGTCAGAGCACACCGCACACTGACCCTGACCGAAATGGATGCCCTGCTGCGTCAGATGGAACAAACGGAAAGAGCTGATCAGTGCAATCATGGACGCCCCACTTGGATACAGTTGAGTATTCAAGATTTGGATAAATTATTTCTGCGTGGTCGTTGA
- the miaA gene encoding tRNA (adenosine(37)-N6)-dimethylallyltransferase MiaA produces the protein MTPDQPVIAIVGPTASGKSAIAMQIARTAKSLGKTVEIISMDSALVYRGMDIGTAKPSKAEMQEVRHHGIDIAEPEDPYSAAKFAHDAKQWLKEIRERNNIPLIVGGTMLYWRALAHGLSNMPPASPEIRAEIELRAAKLGWPAIHDELREVDPETAARLEKNDTQRVQRALEIYLQSGKPMSEWLQEQPKDSGRGETDNGANGDTPLKLRLISIEPSDRSVLHDRIAKRFEIMMAEGFLDEMKALHQNPRLHPDLPSMRAVGYRQAWDYLDGNITLQELQDQAIAATRQLAKRQLTWLRGIQTKEVVDSLDSSQMKRCEQDVLAHYQMI, from the coding sequence GTGACACCTGATCAACCAGTCATCGCCATTGTTGGTCCAACAGCCAGCGGCAAAAGTGCGATTGCCATGCAAATTGCTAGAACAGCAAAATCACTTGGTAAAACTGTTGAAATTATCAGCATGGATTCAGCGCTTGTTTACCGAGGCATGGACATTGGTACTGCCAAACCAAGCAAAGCTGAAATGCAAGAAGTGCGCCATCATGGCATCGACATTGCCGAGCCAGAAGATCCGTACTCAGCAGCAAAATTTGCACATGATGCCAAGCAGTGGCTCAAAGAGATACGCGAAAGAAACAACATCCCATTGATTGTGGGTGGCACGATGCTGTACTGGCGTGCGCTTGCTCATGGCTTATCCAATATGCCTCCAGCTTCCCCTGAAATTCGCGCAGAGATTGAGTTGCGTGCAGCCAAACTTGGTTGGCCAGCGATTCATGATGAATTAAGAGAAGTTGACCCAGAAACTGCTGCACGACTCGAGAAAAATGACACTCAGCGTGTACAGCGAGCCCTTGAGATTTATTTACAAAGTGGCAAGCCAATGTCTGAGTGGCTTCAGGAGCAACCGAAAGACAGTGGCCGAGGTGAGACGGATAACGGTGCCAATGGCGACACCCCACTCAAGCTTCGTTTAATTTCAATTGAACCGAGTGATCGTTCAGTTCTGCATGACCGCATTGCAAAGCGCTTTGAGATCATGATGGCCGAAGGTTTTTTAGATGAGATGAAAGCTCTTCATCAAAATCCACGCTTACATCCAGACTTACCGTCCATGAGAGCCGTGGGATATCGTCAAGCTTGGGATTATTTGGATGGCAACATCACTCTTCAAGAACTTCAAGATCAAGCGATTGCTGCCACAAGACAATTGGCTAAACGTCAATTGACTTGGTTGAGAGGCATTCAAACGAAGGAAGTGGTTGACTCTTTAGACAGTAGCCAGATGAAGCGATGTGAGCAAGATGTTCTTGCTCACTATCAAATGATTTAA
- the purM gene encoding phosphoribosylformylglycinamidine cyclo-ligase, translated as MSDQNSSKSQGLSYRDAGVDMEAGDALVERIKPMAKKTMREGVLAGIGGFGALFEVPKRYKEPVLVSGTDGVGTKLKLAFDWNRHDTVGQDLVAMSVNDILVQGAEPLFFLDYFACGKLSVDTAATVVGGIAQGCELAGCALIGGETAEMPGMYPEGEYDLAGFAVGAVEKSAMIDGRSIQAGDVILGLASSGAHSNGYSLIRKIIDRAGAKASDDFHGQSMTDVVMAPTRIYVKSMLALIAKIKVKGMAHITGGGLVENVPRVLPENTQAVLHRDAWQLPQLFQWLQKNGGVEDAEMHRVFNCGVGMVVILNASDAKAAKAQLESTGETVYELGEIVERPAGAHQTIVI; from the coding sequence ATGTCTGATCAAAATTCTTCTAAATCTCAAGGTCTTTCTTACCGCGACGCCGGTGTTGATATGGAGGCTGGTGACGCGCTGGTTGAGCGTATCAAGCCGATGGCAAAGAAAACCATGCGCGAAGGCGTTTTGGCGGGTATTGGTGGCTTTGGAGCGCTTTTTGAGGTGCCTAAGCGCTACAAAGAGCCGGTCTTGGTTTCTGGCACTGATGGCGTTGGCACAAAGTTAAAGTTGGCTTTTGACTGGAATCGTCACGACACGGTTGGTCAAGACTTGGTGGCCATGAGCGTGAATGACATTTTGGTACAGGGCGCTGAGCCACTATTTTTCTTAGATTATTTTGCTTGCGGTAAGTTGTCTGTTGATACAGCTGCAACCGTCGTGGGTGGTATTGCTCAAGGTTGCGAATTGGCCGGTTGCGCATTGATCGGTGGCGAGACAGCTGAAATGCCTGGCATGTACCCAGAAGGTGAATATGACTTGGCAGGCTTTGCTGTTGGCGCGGTTGAGAAGTCAGCCATGATTGATGGTAGAAGTATTCAGGCAGGCGATGTGATTTTAGGTTTGGCATCAAGCGGTGCTCACTCCAATGGATATTCTTTGATCAGAAAAATCATTGATCGCGCAGGCGCTAAAGCCAGTGATGATTTCCATGGTCAAAGTATGACGGATGTTGTGATGGCCCCAACCCGTATTTACGTTAAATCAATGTTGGCTTTGATTGCAAAAATCAAAGTGAAGGGCATGGCTCACATCACTGGTGGCGGTTTGGTTGAAAACGTGCCGCGTGTATTACCTGAAAACACTCAAGCTGTTTTGCATCGTGATGCATGGCAGTTGCCACAGCTGTTCCAGTGGTTGCAAAAAAATGGTGGCGTTGAAGACGCCGAGATGCACCGCGTGTTCAACTGCGGCGTTGGCATGGTGGTGATTTTGAATGCTTCTGATGCAAAAGCTGCCAAAGCGCAACTTGAGTCAACAGGTGAGACGGTCTATGAATTAGGCGAGATCGTTGAAAGACCTGCTGGCGCACATCAAACCATCGTTATTTAA
- a CDS encoding AI-2E family transporter, with translation MASLLTIFLAAFILAYVLRPLYKSLVGLGTHKTVSAFLTVLIGFLGVFGLMVLFLSVLQKELPALRQQLPTWLAQIQNLIQPWLDSLALSFDLQKIQETIQTKVSAHLSNNADTLISDGLSTVLNSGQTIIGSIVGLVLIIFVVFYLIIQWEDFFKKMSPMIPPRWLGQTKQILSEIDELLSQYLRGQLLVIAVLSVYYSIGLSLLGMTGAIALGLFTGLAIFIPYIGYGVALILALLSALLQAETGVSILAVLAIYIVGQTIESFFLTPKLVGEKIGLHPVLVVFALILFGGWFGFFGVLLALPMSAIVLVLGRHLMTFYKNSSWYRG, from the coding sequence ATGGCTTCTTTATTAACAATTTTCCTGGCTGCATTTATCCTGGCTTATGTCTTAAGGCCTTTATACAAGAGCCTTGTAGGCTTAGGAACGCATAAAACTGTCTCCGCATTTTTGACCGTTTTAATCGGGTTTTTAGGTGTTTTTGGCCTAATGGTGCTTTTTTTGAGTGTTTTACAAAAAGAATTGCCCGCCTTAAGGCAGCAACTACCGACTTGGCTGGCGCAAATTCAAAATCTCATTCAACCATGGTTGGATAGTCTTGCACTTAGCTTCGATCTACAAAAAATTCAAGAAACGATTCAAACTAAAGTCAGCGCTCACCTATCAAATAATGCCGATACATTGATCAGCGATGGCTTATCAACGGTTTTAAATTCTGGACAAACCATCATCGGCAGCATCGTTGGTCTTGTCTTGATTATTTTTGTGGTTTTTTACTTGATCATTCAGTGGGAAGATTTTTTCAAAAAAATGAGCCCCATGATTCCTCCAAGATGGCTTGGTCAAACCAAACAAATCTTGTCAGAGATTGATGAGCTGCTATCTCAATACCTGAGAGGCCAACTCTTGGTGATTGCGGTGCTGTCAGTCTACTACTCGATCGGTCTTTCATTATTGGGTATGACCGGCGCGATTGCACTGGGACTATTCACAGGGTTGGCAATTTTCATTCCGTATATCGGTTACGGCGTTGCTTTGATCTTGGCCCTTCTATCCGCTCTATTACAAGCAGAAACTGGGGTCAGTATTTTGGCGGTGTTGGCGATTTACATTGTTGGTCAAACAATCGAAAGCTTCTTCCTAACACCTAAATTGGTGGGAGAAAAAATTGGCCTGCATCCAGTCTTGGTAGTTTTTGCCTTGATTCTTTTTGGTGGCTGGTTCGGTTTCTTCGGAGTCCTCTTGGCCCTTCCAATGAGTGCGATTGTGTTGGTGTTAGGACGTCACCTGATGACCTTCTATAAAAACTCTTCTTGGTACAGAGGTTAG
- the hda gene encoding DnaA regulatory inactivator Hda — MSQSPSLPRQIALDLGHTPKPTLDNFIATGNENLIAVLKDIQSNWQQAPSEQKVLSTDSKMIHLWGASGSGRTHLLSALQLQAAELGINAYLLNHDSSMDEWRACADVLIENNQAPGLLCVDDIDHLSEFAQGALFRLHNLIREASHQHLITTSLAPSSNLQIREDLKTRLVWGLVFQMHALSDAEKLQALQQAATERGLQISSEVAPWLLKHFHRDMPSLMSLLEALDNYSLETKRAITLPLLKEMLAQKN, encoded by the coding sequence GTGTCTCAATCGCCCTCTCTACCTCGCCAAATAGCACTGGATCTTGGTCACACACCAAAGCCCACGCTGGATAATTTCATTGCCACGGGCAATGAAAATCTGATCGCTGTTTTAAAAGATATTCAAAGTAACTGGCAGCAAGCCCCATCAGAACAAAAGGTATTAAGCACTGACTCAAAGATGATTCATCTTTGGGGCGCTAGTGGCTCCGGTCGCACTCACCTTCTATCCGCACTCCAGCTACAGGCAGCTGAATTGGGTATCAACGCCTATCTGCTCAATCACGACAGCAGCATGGATGAATGGCGAGCCTGCGCAGATGTCTTAATTGAAAACAATCAAGCGCCAGGTTTACTGTGCGTTGACGACATTGACCATTTGAGTGAATTTGCTCAAGGCGCCTTATTCAGACTTCACAACCTGATTCGTGAAGCAAGTCATCAACACTTGATCACCACCAGTCTTGCACCATCTTCGAATTTACAAATAAGAGAAGATTTAAAAACACGCTTGGTCTGGGGTTTGGTGTTTCAGATGCACGCCCTGTCTGATGCCGAAAAATTACAAGCACTCCAACAAGCTGCCACCGAACGCGGCTTACAAATCTCTAGCGAGGTTGCCCCTTGGCTGTTGAAGCACTTTCATCGTGACATGCCAAGCTTGATGTCTTTATTAGAGGCCTTGGACAATTACTCGCTTGAAACCAAAAGAGCGATCACTCTTCCATTATTAAAAGAAATGCTTGCTCAAAAAAATTGA
- a CDS encoding HAD family phosphatase: protein MTQIALFDLDHTLLPIDSDHEWGRFLAKIGVVDSEYYALQNERFYADYKAGRLDIYAFLEFALKPLSEHSRAQLNEWHLQFMEEVIQPQLKPSAFDLVKRHQDAGDLCCVVTATNSFVTRPIVAAFQIDHLIATEPEVIGDPLTGNFSGKVSGLPNFKEGKVTRLEAWLKDQQLSLSSVKSSYFYSDSINDLPLLEKASHPVATNPDARLRELAVKNQWPILELFA, encoded by the coding sequence ATGACACAAATTGCCTTATTTGACTTAGACCACACCTTATTACCCATTGATAGCGATCATGAATGGGGAAGATTTTTAGCAAAAATTGGGGTCGTTGATTCTGAGTATTACGCCTTGCAAAATGAACGTTTTTACGCTGACTACAAAGCTGGTCGCTTAGATATCTATGCTTTTCTTGAGTTTGCTCTAAAGCCTTTATCAGAACACTCAAGAGCGCAATTAAATGAATGGCATCTTCAGTTCATGGAAGAAGTGATTCAACCTCAACTCAAACCAAGCGCCTTTGATTTGGTGAAACGTCATCAAGATGCTGGCGACTTGTGTTGCGTTGTCACTGCCACCAATAGCTTTGTGACCAGACCCATTGTTGCTGCATTTCAGATTGATCACTTGATTGCCACCGAGCCAGAAGTGATTGGCGATCCATTGACCGGTAACTTTTCAGGAAAAGTGTCAGGTCTTCCTAACTTCAAAGAAGGCAAAGTCACTCGCTTGGAAGCATGGCTAAAAGATCAACAGCTGTCTTTGAGCTCTGTGAAAAGCAGCTACTTTTATTCAGACTCAATCAATGATTTGCCTTTGCTAGAAAAAGCATCTCACCCAGTGGCAACCAATCCGGATGCCAGACTGCGAGAGCTTGCAGTAAAAAATCAGTGGCCCATTTTGGAATTATTTGCATGA
- the pcnB gene encoding polynucleotide adenylyltransferase PcnB, translated as MIRRFINKLLKKPTGQKKLIHGHALTAQKISKRTHRINPDLLSKNAVKVTHVLQDAGYDAYIVGGAVRDLLLGIAPKDFDVATNATPDQVQKLFRRSRLIGRRFQIVHVTFYGKERPEIIEVSTFRAHAQADQADVAASGRILRDNVWGDQAEDATRRDFSINAMYYDPQTEVVLDYHNGMKDLNAKIIRMIGEPSQRYREDPVRMLRAIRFAAKTGFVIEKDTLAPLKELGDLIQDVPSSRLFDEILKLLMSGHAWASIEGLEKVGLHHKILPLIEVILSDDDRTAFVKKSLENTDERIKSGKPVSAGFLFATLLWHDVQEAWANFESSSMPAVPALHAAIDQVFERQKEFLGMQRRHEADMREIWTMQPRLEKRVGRYPYRLVESPKFKAAYDFLLLRCQTQEIDAEIGQWWTDFWQGDDLSRADLMLQVKNTPGAAGSSSTPKKRRRRTRSKAAKPAVEQTN; from the coding sequence ATGATTCGTCGATTCATCAATAAATTACTAAAAAAGCCAACAGGTCAAAAGAAGTTGATCCATGGTCATGCTCTGACCGCCCAAAAAATCAGCAAGCGAACTCACCGAATCAATCCCGATTTGCTTTCAAAGAATGCTGTGAAAGTCACTCACGTTCTTCAAGACGCTGGTTATGACGCCTACATCGTGGGTGGTGCTGTGCGTGACTTGCTCCTTGGAATTGCACCCAAAGATTTTGATGTGGCAACCAACGCCACACCTGATCAAGTTCAAAAACTATTCCGTCGCTCAAGATTGATTGGTCGACGCTTTCAAATTGTGCACGTTACCTTCTACGGCAAAGAGCGCCCAGAGATCATCGAAGTTTCTACATTCAGAGCTCACGCTCAGGCAGATCAAGCCGATGTAGCGGCCAGTGGCAGAATTCTTCGTGACAACGTTTGGGGTGATCAGGCAGAAGATGCCACACGCAGAGATTTCTCGATCAACGCGATGTACTACGATCCACAAACCGAAGTTGTCTTGGATTACCACAATGGCATGAAAGATTTAAACGCCAAAATTATCAGAATGATTGGCGAACCAAGTCAGCGATACCGTGAAGATCCGGTTCGCATGCTAAGAGCCATTCGATTCGCCGCCAAAACTGGCTTTGTGATTGAAAAAGACACCCTGGCCCCTCTTAAAGAGTTGGGCGATCTGATTCAGGATGTGCCAAGCTCACGCTTATTTGATGAGATTCTTAAGCTACTCATGTCAGGCCACGCTTGGGCCTCTATTGAGGGTTTAGAAAAAGTTGGCTTGCATCACAAAATACTTCCCCTCATCGAAGTCATCTTGAGTGACGACGATAGAACTGCCTTCGTTAAGAAGTCCCTAGAAAATACGGATGAAAGAATCAAATCTGGCAAACCAGTTTCTGCCGGCTTCTTGTTTGCAACACTTCTTTGGCATGACGTACAAGAAGCCTGGGCAAATTTTGAAAGCTCTTCGATGCCAGCTGTTCCAGCATTGCATGCTGCAATTGACCAGGTTTTTGAACGTCAAAAAGAATTCTTAGGCATGCAAAGACGTCACGAGGCTGATATGCGTGAAATCTGGACCATGCAACCTCGTCTAGAAAAGCGCGTCGGTCGATATCCTTACCGCTTGGTTGAAAGTCCAAAATTCAAGGCTGCCTACGATTTCCTCTTGTTACGCTGCCAAACTCAAGAAATAGATGCTGAAATCGGCCAGTGGTGGACTGATTTCTGGCAAGGCGACGATCTGTCTCGGGCAGATCTGATGCTACAGGTTAAAAATACCCCAGGAGCGGCTGGAAGCTCATCCACCCCTAAAAAAAGGCGTCGCAGAACGCGCTCAAAAGCTGCAAAACCAGCCGTCGAGCAAACTAATTAA
- the folK gene encoding 2-amino-4-hydroxy-6-hydroxymethyldihydropteridine diphosphokinase: MALAFIGLGGNIGDTQQLIKDAIVCLAQHPELRILTRSCMYQSAPVGAEGPDFINAVISLETQLAPEDLLAICQNVENTFGRERPYINAPRTLDLDVLAYDDLSIQNERLTIPHPRMIERSFVLFPLLEIAPDIDLPGFGKLTKYIPNVEHQRINRVQGCNCPSQHI; the protein is encoded by the coding sequence ATGGCATTGGCCTTCATTGGTCTTGGTGGCAACATTGGTGATACGCAGCAACTCATCAAAGACGCCATAGTATGTTTAGCTCAACATCCTGAGCTACGGATACTCACGCGCAGCTGCATGTACCAAAGTGCTCCAGTTGGTGCCGAAGGCCCTGATTTCATCAACGCCGTAATCTCTCTAGAAACTCAATTAGCTCCCGAAGATCTATTGGCTATTTGCCAAAACGTTGAAAACACCTTTGGTCGAGAGCGCCCTTACATCAATGCGCCTCGCACACTTGATTTAGATGTTTTGGCTTACGATGATCTATCGATCCAAAACGAAAGATTAACGATTCCTCACCCACGAATGATTGAACGATCATTCGTTCTTTTCCCACTTCTAGAAATCGCTCCGGATATTGACTTGCCAGGATTTGGTAAATTAACGAAATACATACCAAATGTTGAGCACCAAAGAATTAACAGGGTGCAGGGGTGCAATTGCCCTAGTCAGCATATTTAA